The DNA window AGCACAGATCATGGAGCTGGTGATACGATTGCCCCAGTACTGCGTGCACTGGTTGTAGGAGATGATGGGCACGGTCACCTGCTGCAGGACTGTTGCCAAGGCTTGGGCTAGGGGAAAGAAGCACCATTAGGTCACCTCAGTGTCTGTGGGTCTCCTGGAGAGCACACAGGTGCCCTGGGCAAGCTTCCACTGGTGCATGGGTGCTGCCCCATACAAAGCACCTTCCTCCTCCGTGCCAACAAACCCCTTCTTCCCCAGCAtcacctggagcaggcagcCTTGAGGAAGGGCAGGCTTGTGCCTGTGCACAGTAATCCCTgggttacacacacacacacccagcccCTGAGCACACACCTAAACccatgtgcacacacagctcagaCAGGGTCACTCCACTGCCCGGCTCCCCCCTTCCCACACATACAGGAGATGTCATCCCCACAGGCACCCCTGGACCCTCCGAGCCCCGAGGAAGAACGGCAGCTACACGCAGCCCTCCCTGAAGCTGCGGCTTACGTACAGTTGGGGTTGGTGCGTCCCCAGCCGGTGGTGACAGCCCAGGCGTTGGAGGGCAGAACCAGGTTGGCAGGGGCCAGGCAGATGGTGGACACACGGGACCCCAGCTGGGCGGGCGTGGACAGCCTCAGCAGGGTGATGTCGTTGTTCATGGTGTTGGGGTTCCAGCCGGGGTTGGTGATTGCCTGCACAGAGAGAGACACCACAGCCCTTGGTGCCTGCCCTGTGGGAGCAGCCGCAGCGTGCACCTGCGGCCCCGTCCCAGGACCGCGTCCTCCTGGCTCACCCTGGCCACGGTCTTCACTTGAATGGCCTCAGCATTGGAAGCAAGGCTGTATTCCCCGAGGACGACAACGTGGTTGCGAGGGCTGCAAGAGGTGAGAGCGAGTCAGGGGCGTGTGTCCAGCCAgcgctgctgggagcagcactgggggcAGCCACGGGCACGAGGAGCCCAAGGGACACCACCatggggacagctgggctgCTGATGCCTTTGGGGCTGACCCGAGTGCCACTCGGAGATGCCCAGCACGCTCCgagcccctggccctgccagTGGCACCGGTGTGGGCTGGCCAGGCATCGCTCCTTACTCGAAGTTGCAGTGGGCAGCTGTGACGACCCAGTACTGGCTGATCAGGGAGCCGCCGCAGAAGTGGGATCCTGTGCGGgtctggggagggaagagggaagaggagctggggctgggcggGCTGAACACCCCCAAGCCGGGGACAGGCAGAGGTCCCCTTGGTGCCCGACCGTGGCACGCGGCCGGCCGTGCCGGTGCTTAGGGCAGTGCTCAGGGCCGGTGCTGTacctgcagggacacctgccaggGCCATGAGCCGGGCGCAGCGTTCTGCCCATTGACAATCTTCTCGCTGTAGGCCACCGAGGGACTGATGGCGGGCACCCCGCAGCCTGCAGGAGAGGCACAGGGGCACAAGGGTGACCCAAAAGGTCACTCATATGTgggggctgcctgtgctggtgtGGGTGGCTCTGTGTCACCCTCCCCGGCATCCTGCTGCACCCCGAGGACCTTCCCACACCCACGGGCAGCGCTTACCTGAGACGGCACTGGCAAGGGCCAGGCAGGCAACTACCCACAGGAACGCCATCCTGAAAGGAGACAGGCTGAACCCCTGGGGACCACGAGCTTTATAGCACCAGGGGGTCACGTGGCTTGTAGCTGGTCAGGTTCAGGTCCCCCTGTGACCTTGTGTCAGCTTGTGGTCCCCCCTGTGGGGCAGCAGTCTGGTACATACCATGCCACATGCAAACAGGGACGTGGGAAGGTACTATCAAGAAACACCTGGGGAGCTTGGGCTTTTGCTGCCATGGGTTGTGTTAGTTCtgactgcagcctgtggagctggAGTGGGAGAGCACCACAGGGCTGTGATGGAGGGCACAGGGGGCTGGTTGGAGGCACGCAGCCGGGGTAGCACTGGGGCTGGACATGCTGGGGATGCTGAGATGAGCACCAGTGCCTGGGGTGGGAGGTCATCCCATGCTCAGACTTGTTTCAGATATGTTGGGACTAGAGCTGTTTTTCCACATGGCCGTGAACTCCTGGCCTGGGTCAGAGCTGGTCCCAGCTGGATGTTCCCAAGGCTCATGGCCACCCTTTGAACCACGTCTGTGGTGCAGGTGAACAAGTCCCAGAGCCAGCGGCAGCAGGTGGGGAGGGCAGACACCTTCCCAGGCAGGTGGGAGCTGTGCAAGCACACCATGAGCCCCAGGGAGGACAGTGGGCACCTCCCCAAACTGAGGTTGAGCCCTGCACTGAGCatcccctggcactgcagccacctgacccagggctgggagcactcGGCCCCCTCTGTCTTGGACAGTGGGTATGTAGTGTCTGCATCATCCCCTGTGTCCTGGGTGatctcctgggctggcacagggtgcagGGAGCCAGGTTTGGAGTCATGCTGAACACGGGGATGGATCCCTGCCCCGACCCTCCAGGGAGCAGAGTCTGGACACTGGGGAGTGAGTGCAGAGCTTAGGCCTTTATTTCCAGCAGTGGTACCATGCAAGGACAGTGGGATATGGCCCAACCCAGGGTGGGAAGCATGGCGGAGCATGGAGGTCTCCCAGGGcgctgcaggggctgggcacaAGGGTGTAGGCAGAGAAACAGACTGCTCCTGATCTTCATATGGCACCTGGGAGGAGATGccaagggctgggcagcagcagaggatggAGGGAGAGCCAGTGCTCTGGGTGGTGCTAACCAGCATGGAGGAACCTTGGAGCAGGACAACACTCCATGCAGGTTGAGAGCCTCCAACTCCAGTCCTGCCTCGAATGCTGGCAAATGAGCCAGAGCCAGGAGTCTGGCAGGTCAGCAGGAACTCAGAGCTGTCCCCTTGTGCCAGCAGGGGCAGGACTGATGGCACTGTCCAGAGTGGGGAGACCACCTTGTGCTCTTCTCCTCCGCATCCGTGAGCCATGATGAGCtggctcagctgctccccaccGGCCATGCAGGGCCCAGCCTGGTGGAGCAGCAACTCCCaagcccagggctgagcccagaggaCCTCCCATGGCTGAAACCTCCTGCCATCCTTGTCCCAGCAGGGCTCCAGTCTGCCTCAGAGTTGGAATGGTAACAGCCTCCATGGCTGGGACACACTGCCTCAGGGGGGTCTCTGGAGACTTGGGGAAACCCAAATGTCCCTGCAGCCTCATGGAAATGTGAATTTACTCCAGCTGCAGACTCCTGTCCATTCTGCAACTCTTCTTTCGCCTGCAGGCGATGGGCCTGAGCCCGAGCAGCCCTCAGTCACGGTCCCAGCAGGCCAGCAAAAACAGCTCCAGGTTGGATCTCCCCCAGCCCAGGTATCCCAGGTGCTTGCAGGGGACAGTCTTCTCATGGGGCGAGACCAGAGGAGGATGGCCTTTATCCAGACTGTCCCCAGCGCAGGACAAGGTGCTGTGCATAGGGGATGCCGCACGTCACCTCCATTCTCACCACGCACAGCCACAGAACTGCCCTGCACGGCCCCTGCCTGGGACCAGCGGGCACCAGTGCCAGGCAGGGTCAGGCACACTTGCCCTTGCGCAGGCAGAAGGGAAGCTCTGGCACGGGCACCAGGATGGTGCTGAAGATGGGCCGGTAGCCCTCGGgcaggacctgggggtgctgagcCATCATTTCCAGCACCACGTGCCGCACTTCCTTGGAGACATCGCCGCGGATATCCAGCAAGGTGGAGACGTGCTCGTCGCTGGGCAGAGAGGCAGGGGTGAGCCCGGGCACTGCTCGTGTCCTGCAAACCCCCCCTGATCCAGAGAAGCCAAGCCAAGGCTGGGGGAAAACTGGTACTCTGCACCAGGCAAAGTAGCATTTTCTTGAAAACAACCTCCCCAAACCTTTTGAATTTGGTTTTGACATTTCCAATCTGGTGTTTTGTCACTTTTCACAGTTTGTTTGGCCACCAAATACAGATGTGCAGATGCCacagcagaactgctgctttctttACGCCTTTGCCCTTGGGACTTTTCAAGAATCCCTCAAATCTGGAGCATGGGAAAAGGAAGTCCCAGGGAGAAGAGGGTAAAGGCTCAGgtttctgcctgctctgctgtgtcacTTTACCGGGTGCAGCCCAAGACTGGCTCTCCTGGGCAGGCTCACACCTATCCCCTCCTGCGGGGAGTACCTTACCTGACATCGGGGTACTTGGTGATGAagcccagcacctccaggcTGAGTAGTGCTGGGTCTTTGAGGCAGATCAGCTCCCGAAGGGCAAAAACAgcctccaggctctgctggctcctTTCCAGGCCCTGGGGGGAAGGCAGCCAGGTGTGAGACTCAGAGGACGTCACTGCAGcggctggggacacagctgcGTCCTCCGTGCTCTCGTGGGGACCTGAACCCCTGCAGCTGGTGTCTTCCCACTCAGCACGTCCCACCCATCGGGGGCTGCCGGGCAGGTCCCCAGGGTGCCTAATCCAGCCAGTTCCTCCCATGTTTGCCACACAATCCCCAGGTGTAACAGCCCCATTAGCTCGTGGGCTgtggaggggagcaggaggtgaTGTCCCCTTTCCGCGGCTCATCCCCGGCTCCCCACCGCACCCGGGCCCCTCTCACCAGGCCACAGAAGAGCTCCCGGAGCTGCGTGGCGTCCTGCAGCAGGCGGTGGCACAGCTGGCCCCGCTCCTCCCGGCTCTTGCACACCACCTTCCTCTGCAGGAGTGCCCGCAGGTACTGGTTCGCCACCAGCAGCTCGCTCTCcgccagcaggagctgggcaggggacaGTTGTTAGCGCTGGCATTGCCTGGGTATCCAGACACCAGCttcccagggaaaggcagaggcaaAAAGGGCCGATACAACACCAAGCCATGGGAACAATCTCCCGGGAAGTCCCCTAACCGAAGGGACAGAGAAAAGAGCTGGATGTGGGGGAAGCCCTGACCATCTCGGCGTGGCGGTGCTCTCTGGACAGCTCCGCAGGACACAGGCTCTCCGGCATTCCCAGCGTCCCGCACCCCAGCGCGGCCCCCTGCCTCCCTGTCCCGCAGACAAGCAGCCGTTCGGAGGAGGTACCGTGAACAAGGGGCTCCTGACGCGGGAGAAATCCTTTGCGTACTTGTCGATCACTTCACACATGCTGCCGACCAGCTGGGACCCGGACAGCCACTTGCGGgaaggcagctgcaggcagaggggctgaagggagcagaggagcagcgTCTGTGCCCTGCGTCAGCGCAGAGCTGCCGGCTCAGGGCAGCACaacacccacagctgctgcctggcaccaCGGCCTCCTTGCCTTGCAAAGCCCCCAAGCCAGCCAAAACTCAGAGTGGTTAAGGTTAGGAAGTTATGGAAACACTGGGGCTGTCCCTCCCTGACACCCTGAGAGCCTCATTTTGGGGCTTTATCTGGGTCATGATGCATACATGAGGTGTGGGCAGCGAGCTGCTCCTCGCACACTTGCTTTTGGCCTGCCCTGctgcgattttatttttaatttccactCCTCCCCACTTCTCTTGTGTAGACatgttttttcatttcctactcctgccctgctgtcctTGCCTGTCTTCCTGCCTGCAGGCACacactcctcctgtctctgctggggCCACTGCTGCCTGCAAGCTCTTCACCCTTTGgctcttcctttgttttcacGGCATTCAAGCCCTAAATAGTAATGTCATTAATTATTCCAGGTTTTTGGTCCAGACTCCAGGAAAGCTAAATTTGACTACAGTAGCAGGAAACTACCCGGGCAGTTGCACATGGATCCGTATCCTCCGCACACACTTTACTGCTCTCCAGCTGGTTTTCTGCCATGGAACAGCCAGAAGAAGGAGCACGAGGCAGCTCGGGGGGAGGCTATGGCTCCTGGTCTCTGTCCGTTAGTGATTGGGGGGCCAGGAGCCATCTGCCCCAGCGATACGGGGCGGTGCTGTTGGCAACAGACATCGGGTGGTTTATCAAGGTCTGGGGGAGAGGCTGGCAGAGATGTCTGCAGGGTGATAGCAGGGTACAGAGTACGTGGCAGGGACCCTGGGCAGGAATAAACTCGAGCCTGGGGTGTTGCAGTAGGGCTGTTCTTGCTAGGTTCAGCTCAGGTGCTGCACCAACATACCTGCAGGTCCAGGAGCAgttcttccagcagcagctgcgtGGCTTTCTTCTGCATCCTGTCTAGAGCAGCctggagggatgcagggactTCTCCGCAGGCAGTGTCAGGGTGGAGGGAGGAGACAGAATTGctaggagagagaagagagggtACAGGTAGCCTGGGAAGCATAGTGGGAACGCTGGCCCCAGGGAGGAAGGGTTGGGCGTTGCCACAAGAGCTGCCAGGCGCTGGTGCAGGTTACCTGAGAGCCAGGTTGTTGTTGAGCACGGCCAGCAGGTGGGAGATGTAGTACTTGGGAACGGCCCGGTCCTGCTGGTGCTCCTTCCCGCACTGCACCAGGGCTTCCCGCAGCCTGCAACACAGCGAGGCAGCCGTGACgggcaggcagagccccaggTGTCCCACCACAGGGccctgggatgctcctggggacacagggacctCCCACAACCCTCCCAGCTCACTTAGCTCCTTTCAGATCCTGCCACCGCGTTGGAGAGTGACAGGCAGCTGGGCAGTGTGGGACAGTGGGACCCATTCTTGATCCCCTTGGGAGGGCTCAGCAGACAAGCATTTGGGGCAGCAGGCCCTGAGAGCTGATGCCCCCAAAGGCTGAGACAGCAGCCCCATGCGTAGACAGGCTGCTGAGCCTTCTGTGACTTGGATGAGCACTGGGTGCTCCACAGCAGATCTCCACCACCAGCCTGTGATGGTTGGCCAtggccccaggggctgtgaGGGTAGACAGGGGTGTGAGTGGCTCCACTGACCGGCCCAGGAATGCCTCAAGCTCCTCCAAGGCCATGTTGTAGATCTTCTGCTGCAGAGAGTCGGTGATTAAGGAAGCCACCTGGATGTTTTCATTCAGCATctgcagcagaagaggaaagcagaggtgATTCAGGGAGAGCCTGCAGGCCACGGACTCCTTTTTGGGAGGTCTCAGCATGACCGTGCCCCATCTGTACCCACATTCTCAGAGTCCTACCTGCATGACAATGGCAGGCAAGGCTGACTGGAAGAAGCCCTGATGGTCTGTCTCAGGTTCCTCTTCCCTGAACCATTCCTTGAACTCCACCTCCAGGGTCCTCTGCATCCACTCGAACACGCTGGCCTGCAGGATGGACACCCACCAGAGGCAGCCCGAGAAGCCAAGTACAGACTCCCTTGAGacccagcagagcacagcagcgAGTCCTGGGCCTCATCCCAGGCTcatgctctgcagctgctgtcagaGGAGATGCTTGGCTCAGTGGGAGTCACTGGGTCCCCATCACACTCACTCACCTTGACTTTCATCACATATCTCTTCTCTGTCTGATCCACAAGCTCAGAAGACATCAAGGGATCCAGAGCAGAAACATCCACTTCGGGGAGGAGGTCAGGGTGACCCATCATCTCTGGGCTGGAGGGCAgaggtggggcagggctggaaggcCTGTTTTCCAGAAGTTCCTAcctgtccctctgccctcctGGTCATCATCCCCTGGCAGCCAGAGACACTCTCCCAACCCATCCGTGAGCTCGTgaacagcccagctctccaCAACACCCCCGCTTGGCTGGTGCCGGGGTTGGTGCTGACCTGTGGTACACATGGAGCGCCCActcaaggaggaggaagagcccCTGTTTGTCCAGGTCCTCCCGCAGGATCTCCTGGAGGTGGCTGCTGAGGGCCTGGTGGTAGGTGGCAGTGCAGACGCTGAGGATGTTGTAGTGAGCTGGGACGCACTGGACCATCAGGTCCTTCACCACACGCAGCTCAGACACGATGTCCTTCTGCAGCGCTGCCAGGTGCTTGGCCAGCCCTGGCCCCTCAGCATCCGTGCGGGGAGCATGGAAACGGGCTCCTGTGATGGTGTCCTGGAGGACCTGGTAGAACTTCTGCCTCCAGCCCTTTGGGCGGCCAGGGGGCAGGAAGGTGGCCTCCAAGAGCAGAGCATCATCTATTTTCTCCTCCCGCTCGATGATCCTCACAGCAGTGACAAAGAGAACGGGGTCCTCGCGCACCAGCCGCAGGCTGCTGCCCACAATGTCCCACAGCTGCTTGGCCAGGCTCTCGTTGAGGTCCTGCAGGCCACTGAAGTAGGACAGCACGGTTGCCTGGGCACCGGAGAGCCCGCGGAggtgcagctgggagaggatgTCATCCCGGAGTTGCTCCACCATCATGAGCTCCACGTGGGCCTCCAAGAGATGCTGCccatggagcagctgcaggataTGGGAAAAAACCTCGTGGActgtgggagagggaggagagatgCCAGCACTGAGTGTGGAGATGAAGGGGTTTGCACCAGGGATATAGATGCAGATTATCAAGGAGATGATGAGGGGGAAGGTCTGGGGCTCTGGGAACACCATTGGATCAGGCCCTGGGGAAGCAGGGATATCTCCACCCAGCTGGCAAAGCCGGAGTGACCTGCTCAGGCTTtgccaccagccctgcacagagcccCTCAGTTCAACTGAGGTCTCCCCCAGtgctttccagcccaaactgaCCAGGATTAGGCCATCATCTTACCCGAGAAGATCTGGGGCAGCACCTGGACCACCGAGGCCAGCTGCACATGCTCCTCCATCAGCTCCCTCATCTGCTGGAGGCCCTGGAAGTGGTCTGCGCTGTCGAGCAGGGCCCACCGTGCAGCCCCCAGGTCCTGGCACACGCTCTGCACCTCCTGGGCCGCCGAccgcagctgctccagccctgcacttACCCCCTCCAGGTAGGACTGGACAGTTGACTGGGGAGCAGAAAAGGATGGAGGGGCAgtggagcagctccagaagGAAGAAGGACTCCGCACCGTTTGCCCCAGACCTGCACGATGTGTGTTGCAGGtaccctcccagccccacaaaaTCCAGGGTAAACAGTAATCAGATGtctctttctgttttgaaagattACTTTGTTTCTGCAAAAGAACAGTGGGTCACAGGGCCCCCCACGTGCCCCCAAGACCTGAAGGACCTTAGTGGCCATAAAAACCCTCCTCCCAAATGGAGAGCCATCGTTTCCAGCCCTGCAGCGGCACTGGCACATCTCCGTGCCCTATCTACTCATTaactccctgctcctggtgccAAGCGTCACCAGAAGCAAGTTGCTTTCACTGAGGCCTGCCAGACAATTCATCCACAGTCACGAGAGGAGAAACCATCTCTAAAATTATCAGGAGAAAGTTGTGGTGTTCAGAATGATTCAGTCCTGAGGTTAATAATTCCTTGGGTCATGCAGAAGGGGAGGTGGGTGAGGAGGGAGGTGTGCAGGGGGACTGGGACAGCCCTTACAAATGTGTGGAGATGGAATTTTCCCTGTGGAGACCCACAGGCAGGGGCAGGTTGGAGCTGTGTGCCTCCTCCCAGCCGTGGGGCAGGGCAGCCTttggggctgggacagagcagtgATGGGGTGCGCTGAGCCCTGCACGTGGAATGTGCTGAATCCCCttggtgttttattttgaaggatGATCAGAAACACAGAAGGCTCCTTTTAACACTTCAGACACTTCCTGGGGGTGAGGCAGAGAGTGAAGGGGGTCTTCTCCCCCCTATAATTGCACTTCACCCTCCAAGCGCCAGCCAGAGGAAGAGATTTAGTCAAAAGAGGACATACAGAGAGTTCATCTCGAAAGAGGGGACCCTGGCTGGGATCCCTGGCTGAGGAGGGGGTGTGGCTGCAAGTGTCCATGGGATGGGCAAGCACACACCTTCAGCCGGGACTGGATGGAGCTGTTCCTCTGCGTCTCTCGTCTCCGGTAATGCCCGAGCCCCTCCAGTTTCTCGGGGCGGTAAAACACCCCTGAAGCCCATTTCAGAGCGGCTCCTCTCGCCAGCTTCTCAGCCTTCTCTGCTTCCGGCCACTCCTCATCTGGGGATGAAGCCAGGGGTCAGTGAGCACAACCAAGAGGGACAGGAAGGGCCCCTGAGGCCAGAGGCAGGAAGCTCGCTGCCAGTGGACTTCCAAGCACACACGGAGGTGGGAAGCTGGGGAGCGTGGCACCAAGAGGGTCCTTCTGCAAGGGTCCCCCAGGACACCACGGCCCGGGGTTGTCACAGCGGCTGTGGCAGCAAGaaggctgccctggggagctgtgacTCAGCCTGCCAGCTCAGATTGTCCCCACGCCGAGCACACACCCTGGCTGCTCCCCCAAACACAATGCTGGGTTGTCTGGGGTGGGGGTCTGATGCCACTTGGGAAGTTGTCAGCAGGGTTGAGACTCTAGCAGTGAGTcagcaggagggatggggagaTGGCAGCTCTCGCAGGAAGGAGAGCCAGGATAAGGTCAGGATTGGAGACTCCTGGTCTCCCCAAAGCACCCACCCAGCTGTGACCCCTTGACACAGAGTCCGAAGCCATGCCAAAGAGCTCCTGACCACGGTGGAGGGCTGAGAACCAGCACAGTTATCACACACCATTCCCAGTCCCCAGTGCCCGGTTTCATCAttcccccaccccatcccatccccagccACTCCCTGCCGCCCCGCGGGGCTGTCACCCCGTGCCGAGCCAGGCTCCTGCTCTACTGGGGAGTCGCCGGCAGCCTTGGGGACCAGGGGATTAGGGAGGAGGACAGCAGCTTTGCAGATAAGATGTGGGGCGAGCAGAACCGCCCCGCCGCAGGTATCACCAT is part of the Hirundo rustica isolate bHirRus1 chromosome 11, bHirRus1.pri.v3, whole genome shotgun sequence genome and encodes:
- the EXOC3L1 gene encoding exocyst complex component 3-like protein isoform X1, with translation MGMSAEDERAASPRDEEWPEAEKAEKLARGAALKWASGVFYRPEKLEGLGHYRRRETQRNSSIQSRLKSTVQSYLEGVSAGLEQLRSAAQEVQSVCQDLGAARWALLDSADHFQGLQQMRELMEEHVQLASVVQVLPQIFSVHEVFSHILQLLHGQHLLEAHVELMMVEQLRDDILSQLHLRGLSGAQATVLSYFSGLQDLNESLAKQLWDIVGSSLRLVREDPVLFVTAVRIIEREEKIDDALLLEATFLPPGRPKGWRQKFYQVLQDTITGARFHAPRTDAEGPGLAKHLAALQKDIVSELRVVKDLMVQCVPAHYNILSVCTATYHQALSSHLQEILREDLDKQGLFLLLEWALHVYHSPEMMGHPDLLPEVDVSALDPLMSSELVDQTEKRYVMKVKASVFEWMQRTLEVEFKEWFREEEPETDHQGFFQSALPAIVMQMLNENIQVASLITDSLQQKIYNMALEELEAFLGRLREALVQCGKEHQQDRAVPKYYISHLLAVLNNNLALSNSVSSLHPDTACGEVPASLQAALDRMQKKATQLLLEELLLDLQPLCLQLPSRKWLSGSQLVGSMCEVIDKYAKDFSRVRSPLFTLLLAESELLVANQYLRALLQRKVVCKSREERGQLCHRLLQDATQLRELFCGLGLERSQQSLEAVFALRELICLKDPALLSLEVLGFITKYPDVSDEHVSTLLDIRGDVSKEVRHVVLEMMAQHPQVLPEGYRPIFSTILVPVPELPFCLRKGKCA
- the EXOC3L1 gene encoding exocyst complex component 3-like protein isoform X2; the protein is MGMSAEDERAASPRDEEWPEAEKAEKLARGAALKWASGVFYRPEKLEGLGHYRRRETQRNSSIQSRLKSTVQSYLEGGLQQMRELMEEHVQLASVVQVLPQIFSVHEVFSHILQLLHGQHLLEAHVELMMVEQLRDDILSQLHLRGLSGAQATVLSYFSGLQDLNESLAKQLWDIVGSSLRLVREDPVLFVTAVRIIEREEKIDDALLLEATFLPPGRPKGWRQKFYQVLQDTITGARFHAPRTDAEGPGLAKHLAALQKDIVSELRVVKDLMVQCVPAHYNILSVCTATYHQALSSHLQEILREDLDKQGLFLLLEWALHVYHSPEMMGHPDLLPEVDVSALDPLMSSELVDQTEKRYVMKVKASVFEWMQRTLEVEFKEWFREEEPETDHQGFFQSALPAIVMQMLNENIQVASLITDSLQQKIYNMALEELEAFLGRLREALVQCGKEHQQDRAVPKYYISHLLAVLNNNLALSNSVSSLHPDTACGEVPASLQAALDRMQKKATQLLLEELLLDLQPLCLQLPSRKWLSGSQLVGSMCEVIDKYAKDFSRVRSPLFTLLLAESELLVANQYLRALLQRKVVCKSREERGQLCHRLLQDATQLRELFCGLGLERSQQSLEAVFALRELICLKDPALLSLEVLGFITKYPDVSDEHVSTLLDIRGDVSKEVRHVVLEMMAQHPQVLPEGYRPIFSTILVPVPELPFCLRKGKCA
- the EXOC3L1 gene encoding exocyst complex component 3-like protein isoform X3, which codes for MCSWPRWSRCCPRSSRLLHGQHLLEAHVELMMVEQLRDDILSQLHLRGLSGAQATVLSYFSGLQDLNESLAKQLWDIVGSSLRLVREDPVLFVTAVRIIEREEKIDDALLLEATFLPPGRPKGWRQKFYQVLQDTITGARFHAPRTDAEGPGLAKHLAALQKDIVSELRVVKDLMVQCVPAHYNILSVCTATYHQALSSHLQEILREDLDKQGLFLLLEWALHVYHSPEMMGHPDLLPEVDVSALDPLMSSELVDQTEKRYVMKVKASVFEWMQRTLEVEFKEWFREEEPETDHQGFFQSALPAIVMQMLNENIQVASLITDSLQQKIYNMALEELEAFLGRLREALVQCGKEHQQDRAVPKYYISHLLAVLNNNLALSNSVSSLHPDTACGEVPASLQAALDRMQKKATQLLLEELLLDLQPLCLQLPSRKWLSGSQLVGSMCEVIDKYAKDFSRVRSPLFTLLLAESELLVANQYLRALLQRKVVCKSREERGQLCHRLLQDATQLRELFCGLGLERSQQSLEAVFALRELICLKDPALLSLEVLGFITKYPDVSDEHVSTLLDIRGDVSKEVRHVVLEMMAQHPQVLPEGYRPIFSTILVPVPELPFCLRKGKCA
- the CTRL gene encoding chymotrypsin-like protease CTRL-1, translated to MAFLWVVACLALASAVSGCGVPAISPSVAYSEKIVNGQNAAPGSWPWQVSLQTRTGSHFCGGSLISQYWVVTAAHCNFDPRNHVVVLGEYSLASNAEAIQVKTVARAITNPGWNPNTMNNDITLLRLSTPAQLGSRVSTICLAPANLVLPSNAWAVTTGWGRTNPNSQALATVLQQVTVPIISYNQCTQYWGNRITSSMICAGGAGATSCQGDSGGPLVYQTGNGWTLIGIVSWGTSNCNINTPAMYTRVSQFRNWIDTVVARG